The window TAGACATGGAACAATGTTGTGTGATTAGTTGCATCATAACTAGTACTTTAGAGCAGCCACAAAGTTCCATTCAGAAGCTACTTTTGAATTTGAAATGATGGATTAACAACATACGAAGCTACCAAACTTATATATGAGATAAGCAAAACAttgtacttgatgacataagtaAACTTGTTCAACCATGACAAGCACGACATAATCATACTGGTTCAACCCAACAAGAGCAAACTACTAATTTGAAACAACAAGATAAAAGGCAAGCACAAGCGAAAGGAAAACGAAGGCAGGCTCTGATGTATCTTCATCCCTAAAAGGGGCAATAGGGGTGGTCGTAGAATTTCGCATCCTCCCGCTGTTTTGCATACTCCAAACCATCTGTGATGTAGTCGATCATGCTCCATGACTTGTACGTGGCGTACGCATCTACTCATGCGTACTCGATGAGGTTGTCTGGCAGCGGGCTAGTCCCCCATAGTTTGTAGTCTTCCTGCGTGTTGATGTTCTTCTTCATGCCTTTGTAGAATGGGTGGATGACGCTGGCTGCAACATCAGTCAAGGAGTCGTACTCTATTCCAGTGTATGGAACTCTCCACTTGCGCTGAATGTCGATGAACTTGTTGCGGTTGATCTCCAAACCGGACAACTTCAGCTTCTCTTTGTCGCTTTCAATGCTGAAACCGGCAAATGTGAACAACGTCTCATGGTGCAGCAACTCGTTCAGGCGCTTGGGCCTGCAAGGGGAGAGACATTTTTGAAAATTAGCATTACTTTTGATGTTTGAATTAttcatttttgttttgttttacaaGTGATGAATCCATGAAGTAGATGTTTATGTAGCATAAATAATCGATGAATGTACTTCAAAAACTAGTAAAAAAAGTTCTGAAATTAAATTAAGTACATCATGTTATTCTTCTTTTTGGATTATACATAGTTTCAGTCAATGTTGTATGTTCTGCTTTGGTAGTAGTTTAGTTTACTTTTGTTGAACAGGATAACACATAACCAGTGCTTTAACAAGTCCTTAGTTTATTTTCTTATGAAAATAACATTAGATCAAATTCAGAAAATACTTCACTACATCAAGTTCATAAACATCTTTTTAATACATCGAGTACATAAACTACACTATTGGATCAAGTTCATAAACTACACTAGTCGATCAACTTCAGAAATTAATCTTCCGCAAGATTTTCCAAATAGTAATCCAGTGCATCAGGTTCAAAAATACATTTGTAGTGTATCTACTTGAGAAAATGCAGTAGTGCATCCACTTTTCACAAACCACACTAGTACATCTAGTTGGGAAACAAGTCTGATGAGATTTTCAGGATACAGTACTAATAAAACAGATAAACCAAACATGGCAAATGAGTAGGATGGCTCACCATTTTGTGGTCGCTGCGATGTGGTACACCAAGCAGAGGTCGTCGACGCACAACTGCAGGACTGCTGCCATCTGGGGAGGTTCATCTTCGTTGGTGTAGTGCACACCAACGCCGACGATCCTATGAAGCATGCCGCCAAGCTTCCTCCGGAGCCTGGAGATCACCTCATCGGCCCTGTCTGGTTCGCTGGTGCAGACGATCTCCAGCATTTCCTTGCCGTGGAGCTCAACCCCTCTGAGGGTTTTGGTGTACTCGTGCTTCTCGCCGGGGACGTGAGCGTCGACGAGGTTGCTGCTCTTGTCCGATGGCTCGTCTTGATGACGCTTGGTGGACGCTTCCTCCGCCATCGCCctcctccggcagctgtgggctTGTGAGAGAGAAGTTTGTGGCTTGTGTGCAGTGGAGATGGAAGTAGTAATGGTGGTTTGTGGGGATGATGGAGAGATGGAAGAGGATGGGGTTTTTGCAGTGCGTCGACGGGGATTTGTGGGAGGCGGTTCGTCGGGGGCGTGGGTGTAGTGGGTGTAGTGGCGTGGGGTCGCCGTTTGCAGTCCCTTGTGGCAACCGCTCAGTGGGTGGCGCAGGTGGTGGCTTGGAAGAAGTAACCGTCCAAGTCAAATGGTTTTACTGCTGCACTGACTAGTCTTGTCAAGCTGTACTTATGACCTGCTAAATCCCACTTGCACGTCTCAAGGGTGGTGATGACGGCATTTTACTGTCGCACTGATTCGTCTTTGTCAAGCTGTACTTATCAGCTGCTTATCCCACTTGCACGTGTCAGGGTTGGTGACGATGGAGGTCTGTACTCCTCTACTGTGGTACTTGGACTGGTGATTGAAGTGTAATTGAACTTACCAAATACCAGTGAGACTATGTGTGATGCTaatgttttttaaaacaattttTGTATTTTTTAAAGGATTGTTTATATCAAGATAATCTCTGAGTATTTTTTACAGATAAATTAGATTTTCATCAGTACAGAATGTATTATATTCGCATTTTTGTTTGAGGTAATTATTTTTATGTACTGATGGTCTTTCTGAATTGGGACTGGCAGAAGCAGACATAGCTTTGTTTTTTCAAAACGATGTTTTTTTGAGGTGTTCACGGGTGTGTTTGTTTTACTCTACCTTTGTACTGACGACTGAGAATTATCAGTCCCGATGTACTATAAGAGTTTAAATTTTCCTTAAATTTTTTTTGCTGATTTACTGGTCGACAGTAGTGTTTTTCGTCAGTACAAATGTATTTGTGACTGCATTCAAAAGGATTATCAAATGGTTTACATAATAATGTCACTGCTCCAGCGGGCACAAATCACAAATTATATCAGTACTGATGTGTACTCTGCCTTTGTACTGACGACTGAGAACTATCAGTACTGATGTACTATAAGAGTTTAAATTTTCCTTAACATATTTTTGCTGAGTTACTGGTCGACAGTAGCGTTTGCGTCAGATAAATCCAGATAAGTTTTTGCAAATGTATTTGTGACTGCATTCAAAAGGATTGTCAAATGGTTTACATAATAATATCACTGGTCCAGCAGGCACAAATCACAAATTATATCATAACTGTAGTTCTGATCGAGAAATCGACGATAAAGCTAAACAAGTTTTGGTAACGACAGTGTTTCTGAAATGTTTCCTCATTGTGTGCCGAGGCAACTGAGACTACAAGCTTATTTTTTAGTTGACGCAGCAGCATAACCACTATGTATTGTTTAGTTGTTCAGACTTGAGCTTCTCCTGACTGGCCCCGAATGTTGTGCCTTGTCGGCGCCCTTTCCTGGTTGAGCCTTGGCAGCTTCATCATCAGTTTCAGTTTCCTCGTCCCCGACACTGTCATCTTCATTGTCTTTGTCTGATTGGTCGTCATTCTCGTCAAactcttcttcttcatcgtcttcATTTCATTTTTTGGAACTCTGCACCTTGCCCTGTGTCTGTTCAGCGCCAATGACCTCCTTGCGCACTTTGCACGTGCGGGCATTATGCCCATCAGTTCCCCCAGACTTGCGGCAAGTGTAGCTATTACGCGTGTTGTCTCCATTGGTAGAAACCTGGGTGGCTCCAATCTGCTTGTGCTTGTTGACAGTGCCATCTGTGCGGAGTGGGCATGTGCGGTAGTTATGGTTGCTCACGACGTTGCAGAATCCGCATGCCCTTATCCCGAGAGGTTTGCCGTCCAGGCCAAATTCCACACGCTTGATGGGGCGTGGCAGCTTTTTGGCTCCTGCTTTCGCTGCTTGCGTCTTGCTCTTCCTCCCCTTTGTGTTTGAGAATATGGGTGGTTTAATCACTCTTTCCTGCTGCTGCTGGTAGGATGTGCTTTTGTCATGTCGTTCGCCTACAGCACCATCAAGCTCATGATCTCGCATGTGAGCTTGTTGGTGCTCTTGAGTGCGCACATGGGCAAGCTCTGGTTGCTGCTGCTCCTCTTCCTCGTTGTCGAACGGGTCAACAGCTCCCAGATAATTCATCTCGGATAACATTGTAGCAATATCCTTCTCAATGGCTTCATTGTCCGCCACACCTCCATTTTCAGCAGAATGCATGGCGTCGAGTTCTTGTCCAAGTCTTTCCATGACGACTCATGACCTCGCCATTTCCTCTTGGCTTCTCAAACTTTTTCTGTGCACCCTCAAGTTCAGCGTCAGTAGTGAGCTTTCAATGCAGTATTGGGATGTCTTGTTTGATGCTATTATCCTCAAGTCATTTCTATCAAATGTTGGCTGGATGTTCGGGCATTTGGTGTATCTCCTGAGGATGTATTTCTCTGGAACGCTGGCAGCCTTAATTGTCTGCATCATGCACAGGACATGCACGCAGAAAAGACCTGTATTGTTTTTGGAAGAGGTGCATGTTTTTTGTCATTTCATTCGAACAAAAACTTTGCAAATAAAGTAGTACAGTATGTAACATCTTTTTTTGTAGTCCTCCCTGTGTGGTCCCATAGCCTGCACTCGCACTCATATGTTTCTCCCACGGGGTCTGCAACCACCTGGAACGCGTGCTGAGACCACGCAGACAGTTTTTGCGGGTTGTTGTAGCGCACGAGGTACTTTGTGGGCTCTTCCGTCTCTGTCGCCGTGAAGAGTGTGCTCAGTTTTAGCCTTTTTCTGATCTCGCTGTACACAGCTCGTGAGTAAACCTTTGCCATCTGGGTGTCAAACCCATAGAAGGTTAGCGTGTTTTGTTCCTTCTGCACATGCAAGAATGATGACCAAATTGTTAGTTTTCTCACAGCAAAAATTTGTCTAACTAATAAAGTTTTACTTTAGTAAGCATGTTTTTTTGTCTCACGACAGGTGATAGAGCTATACCCTGTTACCCATTGTCTCTTGGTTCTCTGTCTGCCTCCTGGTTTTGACGCAGGAGTTTACCTGGCTGACAAACCGGTGTAGGTTTTGTCTTTCACTTACAAAGTTCTTCTTGAGCACATAGTTCATGCTCTCACTTTGCTGTGTGGATGACATTTTGGCGCAGAAAATTTCTTTGAAGTAGGCTGATATCCATTTCTCACGCTCCTTCCACATGGCCACCATCGTGGCATCATCATGGAGGTTGTACCTATCCATGAGTCCTTTCCAGGCATCCTCAAACTCAGTTGGCATGAGGGGCCAGTTGAGGATTGATGTGAATTCATCCTTAAAGTCTTCGTGCAGGTAGTACAGGTATGCGAGGTGTTCCTTGTACTTCTTCATAATGTGCGAGCGGCACAGCTTGTGTACTATGTTCCCAAAAGCATCTGGGATCGCCAAAGCCATTGTCGGGCACTGGTCTGGTAATGAGAAAAGAGACATGGAGTGGTCATCATTTGGTggtgcatatataccaatagaactgacacaacattttttactgttttattttccttttatttttttggggagggggtggtggtggtggttggggGTGGTTTTAGCAGTTGTACCTATGAGGATGCATTTAGGAGCCTTCCCTCTCATGCACCTTAAAAATGTCTTGAACAGCCATCTGAATGAATCTGCATCCTCATCTCTTATCAGGGCGAAACCAAAGAATGTAGTCTGTAAGTGGTTGTTAGTACCGAAAAACACCCCAAGTGGCATATGGTACTTGTTGGTCTTATATGTGGTGTCAAATGTTACGCAGTCACCAAAGTCCTGATAGGCCCCTCGGCAGCTTGCATTCGCCCAGAATATGTTCTTAACTCTGTCGGACTCATCGAGTTGCATATCACAGAAGAATTCCCTGTTTATAGCTTTCATCTCCCTAAAGAAGTTGACAGTCTTTAGGACATCGTCCACATCATCCATCCTTGAATTCTTTGCTTTCCTGCATATTAAAAGTTCATTCAAAAATGCATGTTGAACTGGCATCAGGTCATGCATTGTGTAATATGTTTGTACTGACAAAGGAAAAAAGACGGAGGCGGTTTATGGGAGGAGAACAAGTTTGCACTTACAGGTTAATCAGGTCTTTGGCATTCATTTCAAGGAAGTAGCTACCAGGGTCATCACCGCCCAGTATGCTCATGATTTGTGCGTGTTCAATGCCTTTGAACTGCAGGTACTTGACGTACTCCAAGATTGTTTTGTCAAAGTTTTTGTGGGAGTGCAAGAAGACAAGCATTTCCGGAGTGAGCTGTAGCCTGTGGTTGTGTTCCCAGAATATCTATTTTACGACAAATGTTCCATCCTTTTCCTTCTTCAGCCTAATTTTAGCCCCGCAGTTAGTCCTGGCTGTCGTTTTGTTCCGCTATCTATTTGCTTCAGACACCTTCGATTCATAGACTCCATAGCACGTGCAATAAATGTAGGCTCTGGTCTTAAACTTGGGGCCTTCCATCACAGCAAAACCCGCGTGCTTCGCATAGACGTTGTAGAAGTTCTTTGCTTCTTCAAAAGTTTCATAGCGCATCTCTAGTCTTGGCAGAATGTAAGCTTCAATGTTAGGTGGCTGCACAACAGTGAGCAAACAAAAACGTAGTTATGAAAATGTTAGATGGGGTGGTCACAGTACCATGGTATGGATTGTGCTTGTATGTTTTTCTCTATATGGATACTTACATGTGTATAGCTCTGTGCTGCCTCCGGTGTTTGCAGTTCACCCTGGTGTATGGGTGCGGGTGGTGTCACCCTTGGCACATGCAGCAATGCATCTCTTGGAGGGAGCAATGTTAACGAAGATCTCCGTCTCTCATTGTACGGCCGTCTCCCCTCAGATTTGTTGTGAGGTTGCTCCTGTCTATATGGCTCATATCTTGTACTTTGGAACCTGCTAGAGCGGCCAAAATTTCTATCTATTTGGCCTGGTCTTCCCGTTGCAACCGCTTTTGCAGCACGGATGATTGATGTTGACGGAGCGACTAGTGGAAGCCTTGTTGCAACCCATCCACGGCTTCCTGTCCTTGGCTTTCTGCATGCGCTAGGGAAGGAAAACATTTGTTGTTGGGGATATTGTTGGCCTTGTTGCAACCCAGGAGTGACAAAGCTTGTATTCCCAGATATTGTTGTTTGCTGCATAGAAGAACTTGTCCGTGCTTCTAATGATTCTGGTGTATCTTGAAATCTGCCTGTATTGTTGAAGTATCCAGGTGGTATTTCTGGTGTTACCCAACCAGATGGTGCCCCATATCTGCTTGGCTCATCAAACGCTCGCTGCGTGTGCCGCCTTGCTCGCTTCTGCAATGACATTCAACAGTTTTGGGATTAATCTTTTCTGCATTTTTCTCGTATACATGCTATGGGTAACATGTCATGCACTGAAGGCAATGTACAAGTTGAACTTGCATTGCTGGTTGTTATTTAAACTGTTGTTCTCTATTTTGTATCTGGTTTCGTTTTCAGTCGAACAGTATAACCGTACATGTTCAACACTGATGTACTGTTTTTTAGCACTGCTTGTAAACTGAACATTGAACTTCAGAGATGTATggatatgcatatatataaaactGATGCATGTCTTCTCTTTTGTTCATCTATAACTTATGCAACTACACTAGAAGTACTCCTAGTTTATGTATCATTGAACTTACTGTGTAGCATGTGTATTTTTTTCAACAACATTCTTTCACTAGTTCGAACTGACGCAACTACACGGCATGTACTATTAGAAATAACATCATACAACTTGCAGTGGTAGCTGAACCTTATATGAAGCCTAGTAGCTCCTTGGACTGATGCATAAGTTTATGTTTTTTGGTTTTGAACTGAAGCTAGCATATTAGAGGTATTGACAGTAACCTCGACATCCAAATTGTGCATCAAGTGGTCGGGGTGAAATGAACTAATCAAGCATTTGCAATGTACTATCAGGTTCTTCTTCATAGCAGGACTGATGAACTGATGTACTGACACAAACATGGGAAGCAGACATTACCTCCAGTGGActgacttcttcttcttcctctcgtggGCGGCGTACTGGCATGTTCTTGGGAGGCGGCGCCATTGATGCAGCTCCTGCTTGTGGTGGACGTCTAGCGAAGAGGTCCGGGGAGGCAGCACCTTGCGGGGATCACTGCCCCGGAGAAGGAGCCCCGGCGATGGAGGGAGGCAGGAGGCGGCGGATCACGGCCCCGTCGTTGGACCCGGCGACGGAGGGAGGCAGGAGACGGTGGATCACGGCCCCGTCGATGAATCCGGCGACGGAAGGAGGCAGGAGATGGCGGCGGATCCATCGCCGGCTAGTCATGGCGCCGCGGGCTCCCTCGCTCCGGCAGCCGCCGTCGCTCGCTCGCCCACGACGGCTGCCTCCGGCGGAAGAAGGTGGGTTGGGTTCGGGCTGGGTCGGGGGGATTCTACGGTGGTCGGCGCGTCGCGCCTATatagggcgggggggggggggtaacagaatattattctgttgCGGGTAACAGAATAGTCCagccctatatatatatatatatgagtttatgtcctctgcagcattcacttatagctatttcttcaagttgcctttttctgctaagtgaatgtgatcggacccttccccctctatgctaaactcaacccagtctgttcacaaattcttcatgtgcgttctagttgaaacccgttcaaaatcttcactttgttcttgtcagctgaagaatttgcgagcGAAACATTAAAATTTTCATATCCGAATTTTCGGTtgttgccgctcaaaccgttccacattccaCGATATGATTATCTATTCACACACGATCTCCACCTCATGGtacatgggtgacacatgtcgcacgaatgagaagggtcaggggcacgttcgtccattttcctcgagCGAGCGttttttcacctcggctataaatacccctcaccctcctcagactgtttttactccgctcgacctcacaccctcgctcgagctctcaaaacctagcaccgccgctacttccatcgtcgccggtgaggaagagcttcgctgcctcaacctcatcgccgtcgtactcgcgccggccgtggatttcttcactccgccgccgccgtagctgtcttcctctgccaagttagggcgtggaagatctgaaccgaCGAGCTTCAAATCTACTAATCtcagttcatcgtgttcttcgtcaagggtaattaaaaatcacttttactgcccttgttgattcttacgatttctacaaaatcttcaaaaggtgtttattctttaacttcacactctaaacacctcacacatacatctgttcttgatctgtttccctaagCAACTTTTTTCCTTGAacattcctcaattgtgtggattttcaatctatacaactctggaacctaagtcaaagaacgcttagtgaaattcctcgaGACACATCTactcaaattcctcaaacttgttccttttttgcaaaaacttctgagaacgcatatgacctctccaaattcttcgcacctatactctgttcacaggtacacatgtccgcttctgaatcactaggttctcatcaacttaactcatttgaaGCGTTCCTCGAAGGAAAGTTGCTTACCTCTTCAGAGAACTCAATCgttcaaaatcctcagctgaagaaaatggctgacggcaagaaacctcagaagggagggaAGAAATTGGAAGTCAACGATGCTTTTGAGATATCTGAAGACATCTATGCAGGGTACTGCACTTCTcctcatgaaacaaagaatgagcgcaaagtgcgcattcagaggatagagaggagatgggccagaatGGAGGGAATATCGTTATGTCACTCCcgagtacatgaagaaattcgctgtacaccctcatgcccaagacctccattggcaccaggCCAAGTTGTTGATCCCTCAagcatcagaagaggtgaggaaTTTCCCGCCGAATGGGCCAAGTGTCAAGCTAAACTGGCCAAAGTGGCAAAAgaggcagtgaagaaattcaatgaagactctgctgctgccactgctgagacCTCTGCTAGCAAGGCTAAGAAGGCCATGCCCAAGAAGCCCgcacacaagccaagtgcctctgcttcaatgccctcacggcaaagctcctcagcaatgccctcacagCCCAGTTCTGCAAAGCCCTCACAGCAAAATCCTCACGCTGCTCCTCCAAAACCCTCAGCTCCTTCGGCaaagtcctcagcacctgtgcaccTCGCCTCGTGTCAAAGGACCACATGCAAAtcaattgcctcaggagcctgTGCAAGTTCTTCAGCTCATTCGCATTCCTCAACAGGCCCCACTCTGCTGAAAACCAAGGCCACTGCTAGACGAGGCactagaccaagtcctcacaGCAAGTAGGTTGCCTTTCATGTACTGTCCAGTgatgacgaagctgatgatgaggaactcgccgaaatcatcagagacagacagcaaagggccgctagagccaaaggaagTGAAGTTCCTCTCCTGCTGGATCCCAAGCTGATCCTGGAGTACATTGATCtttggcacaaggaccccaatacacctgtgcctgacttcaagctcacacctggccaaagtcacatgctgaccgccTTCATTGGCAAAGAAAAATGGAAGTTTGAGAAGGTCAGGCAGCCGAAGAAAGCCCAATACAAGAAGGAGCGCTTTCTAAAGAAAAATGTTGTCaatatgacaactgatgaacttgttgCTATCCAAACTGAGATCAAAGGACTCAGTGATGAATTCAACGTCTACCGCACCGattggcttggagccaaagtcagatttgtgaAGTTGGCTGAGAAATTCACTTCAAATGCTGAATCTCCTCGGgatgaagcatctgctcagcccacGGAAGAACATGcgagcaccgctgatgaaaatcaggctgctgatgaaactactagtaccagggctgatgaaaCTATTCCAGCCACTGATGAAATTGCTAGGGCAACCACTATTGTTGCGCCTGAGGAACAAGCCAGGCCAGTTGAAGCATCTGCCGCTATGCCTGAAGAATCTGAACCTGTCAGGCCAACTGCACCAGCTGTGCCTGAGGAAAatgaaccaatttcctctgctcctcctacaCGAATGCCAAGTCCCATTCTTCCATCTTCCTTAGACGCGAAGAAAACCAAGGCTGCGGAGCGAGCAGCAGTGAAGAAGAGGAAAGCATctgcttcatcagattcttcagcgcCGAAGAAGATGAATACATTGACAAGCTCTTTTGAGAACCCCATTGATGCTATTACTGTCTCAAGTATTCCATCAAAGGAACGCGTTCCCTTTGGTGAAGATTATGAGATCccaagcggatctgatgaagatgttccttctgccgcttcttcagagcagttggacAAAGAAATTGAAGCGGACAATATCCCTTCAATCCCAGTGGTCTcatcgcctatgcctcagttcacagctgaagaggcaggcgttgaagaattgaatgtagaagatgaagacgtggacatttGGAGCACCActccagtgatgaatgatgacttttgggaaagtcatcaccccaaCTCTCCCATGTTCACgcctctgcaacaaattcctcagtcccagtgcacactgaagttcaaatgggctctgaagaacctcactccactccttccattcctgaagaaattccagccactagtgttGATGTTAATATtgatgaagaattgaagacctgGGCTGCTACTGAAGCTcaaactgaaattcctcagcctgaggTTCCTGAGATTGTGATTCCTGAAGCTGTAAAGGCATTGACTGATGTTCCTTAGCCCAAGCCGAAGAATCCCTTCTccaagaagcagaaattcaatgctgatgatttcttccatgagcatgtattcttcacatattacaatccttatgactctgctcgtctgagaaggaagcgtttctggacagcaagccaagccaacttctattcttcactgctttttGATAAGAACAAAGTCtttgaccatgagcatattcctcatgtggatatggaaTCGCTACCTTGCTTCGTTCCAGTCCTTAGTGTTCTTCATGATGCTAGGCTGCTCTACTTCTGCATtgacatatgtgattggaatgaagagctaattcttcagttctacgcgacgctgcacatcacaggaaatgctgaagatgtgaactctttggtgttggactggatgacagaaaacactcacttcaaagcaccggcctctgaattgcttcatgccctgcctgtcagtcctccccttgaaggtgcacGTTGTATATATCATGACCTGAGCTCactgatcactatatgcaagtgttgatgaagcctctaaagcctggtcaagccccaagaaccaaattcctcgtgaaggaattgatGTATGTGCCACAGACTATCTGTCGCATTCTGACCaggacattgagtccaatcaaaggccacgactcgaatgaagaagaagtcattggcatcatgaagaatctgcttttcaacatCATCCATGGAGTTcctgtcaacttccatgatttcttcatgaggtcTCTGGCCAATGTTGCATTGGCACCTTTTgaattgaagccttacgctccctggattatgagattcctcagatcaaggtcttcaatcaattacaaggctgactttccaaaacatctcaactacttgccccccattgaagtcctcaagcggacattttcctcagctgatgaaaagggcaaggcacctcctgttattgatgaaggccttcgtccattggatggtcagttccaCAAAGCTActtcttactccaccaatgatgactctaccactcatgactctgccgccaatgcttcaaagcaaaatcctcaaggcacagctccaagggtgatgactgatcgtgaacttctcctcagtcttcatcagaaggtcgatcgcaaccaaAAATGGGTTAAACGTCAATTTGgttctgtcggtgtacaaaagtaggggcacacctttgtacccctttacttgtgcacagaTAGTCGGAgtcgcgcccacggccacactaagcagagcaggggacgtaaccggagagaagccgaagcacaagatgcacaagacaacgccaaggccaagaacacaaatgAGCAGAGGGACggagcaggttcccccggcaaggcccttgccgggggcagcctcagcagccccggcaagacccttgccggggcagcacgGCCAAACACCAATagagcgagccgcccttgagcccacaagttccaacccaaccaactacgattggaccagagctcgggaggcacctctatggtggcatgcagatctttgtcaagaccatagatatatgagataatatgaggaccagaagacggcgaccctcagcgggatccttgccgaggaaagccacaagacctccggcaagatccttgccggggacgactgcgcgccacggcaagatccttgccgggcccccggcaaggcccttgccgaggacatcagtAGGGCCACTGCCAGAGCCGCACTAgccaagtttccaccgccgttcgcatgcagctaccagcccaaccagctgggttGGCACCTtcatggcaacatgcagctcccaggccagatcagcaagtgcctatgtggcggcatgcagatcttcgtgaagaccctaccac is drawn from Aegilops tauschii subsp. strangulata cultivar AL8/78 chromosome 1, Aet v6.0, whole genome shotgun sequence and contains these coding sequences:
- the LOC141027689 gene encoding uncharacterized protein, producing MAEEASTKRHQDEPSDKSSNLVDAHVPGEKHEYTKTLRGVELHGKEMLEIVCTSEPDRADEVISRLRRKLGGMLHRIVGVGVHYTNEDEPPQMAAVLQLCVDDLCLVYHIAATTKWPKRLNELLHHETLFTFAGFSIESDKEKLKLSGLEINRNKFIDIQRKWRVPYTGIEYDSLTDVAASVIHPFYKGMKKNINTQEDYKLWGTSPLPDNLIEYA
- the LOC109770702 gene encoding protein FAR1-RELATED SEQUENCE 5-like, which codes for MGFSKELVNVFIFFGAEESDEADAFLFFTAARSAALVFFASKEDGRMGLGIRVGGAEEIGSFSSGTAGAVGLTGSDSSGIAADASTGLACSSGATIVVALAISSVAGIVSSALPPNIEAYILPRLEMRYETFEEAKNFYNVYAKHAGFAVMEGPKFKTRAYIYCTLQLTPEMLVFLHSHKNFDKTILEYVKYLQFKGIEHAQIMSILGGDDPGSYFLEMNAKDLINLKAKNSRMDDVDDVLKTVNFFREMKAINREFFCDMQLDESDRVKNIFWANASCRGAYQDFGDCTTFFGFALIRDEDADSFRWLFKTFLRCMRGKAPKCILIDQCPTMALAIPDAFGNIVHKLCRSHIMKKYKEHLAYLYYLHEDFKDEFTSILNWPLMPTEFEDAWKGLMDRYNLHDDATMVAMWKEREKWISAYFKEIFCAKMSSTQQSESMNYVLKKNFVSERQNLHRFVSQKEQNTLTFYGFDTQMAKVYSRAVYSEIRKRLKLSTLFTATETEEPTKYLVRYNNPQKLSAWSQHAFQVVADPVGETYECECRLWDHTGRTTKKDTIKAASVPEKYILRRYTKCPNIQPTFDRNDLRIIASNKTSQYCIESSLLTLNLRVHRKSLRSQEEMARS